A region of Polyangiaceae bacterium DNA encodes the following proteins:
- a CDS encoding DUF1549 domain-containing protein has product MKKTWLLGLLATLGASACSSQGPTTLDPGSNNNNASTSGGDTGGGGTTTGDFNDPPPVPKTVLDDRVVSYPDALRTASLKLVRNLPTLQQIKTLSGAVDQRATYEQQIDELLADPRFTARMIKWWQDTMRQGGGAVDNKPSRNTAPVFATRVMVDGRPYTDLFTATTNTCPTYDAATNTFNDGDCNNNVPTHAGVLTNPGVMMQFYGNMAFRRVRWVQEIFACTKFPAEYAAAPTQVNGADYTGPWAFDSIATTPINFQDTSSVVCANCHVTINRIAPLFANFDANGQWMNSSQVETPTVPNPLTTELSHWLNPGETTAWRKGVAVADLPELGKAMAADPDIAECAVARMYNFAMSKEDIVSDLATVPLEVIQPYLDEFGANGMNLKQTLRAILLSDDFVKF; this is encoded by the coding sequence ATGAAAAAAACTTGGTTACTCGGCTTGCTAGCCACACTCGGGGCAAGCGCATGTTCGAGCCAGGGGCCCACGACCCTGGATCCTGGATCGAACAATAACAACGCGAGCACGAGTGGTGGCGATACGGGTGGTGGGGGCACGACGACCGGAGATTTCAACGATCCCCCGCCGGTGCCCAAAACAGTGCTCGACGATCGCGTCGTGAGTTATCCGGATGCGCTGCGCACCGCATCGCTCAAGCTCGTGCGAAATCTGCCCACCTTGCAGCAAATCAAGACGCTCTCGGGTGCGGTCGATCAGCGAGCGACGTACGAGCAGCAAATTGATGAGTTGCTCGCCGATCCGCGTTTTACCGCGCGCATGATCAAATGGTGGCAAGATACGATGCGCCAAGGGGGTGGAGCCGTCGACAACAAGCCGAGCCGCAATACGGCGCCGGTATTTGCAACGCGCGTCATGGTCGACGGGCGTCCGTACACCGATCTTTTCACGGCTACGACGAATACGTGCCCCACGTACGACGCCGCGACGAACACATTCAACGACGGCGATTGCAACAACAACGTTCCGACGCACGCCGGCGTGCTCACGAACCCCGGCGTCATGATGCAATTCTATGGCAACATGGCGTTCCGTCGCGTGCGCTGGGTGCAAGAGATTTTTGCTTGCACGAAATTCCCTGCGGAATACGCGGCTGCGCCCACGCAGGTCAATGGCGCCGATTATACCGGTCCTTGGGCGTTCGACTCGATCGCGACGACGCCGATCAACTTCCAGGACACGTCGTCCGTCGTTTGCGCGAATTGCCACGTGACGATCAATCGCATCGCACCGCTCTTCGCGAATTTCGACGCGAATGGCCAATGGATGAATTCGTCCCAGGTCGAGACGCCGACGGTGCCCAATCCGCTCACGACCGAACTGAGCCATTGGCTCAATCCCGGAGAAACCACGGCCTGGCGCAAGGGCGTAGCGGTCGCCGATTTGCCGGAGCTCGGCAAGGCCATGGCTGCCGATCCGGATATTGCGGAATGCGCCGTGGCGCGCATGTACAACTTTGCGATGTCCAAAGAAGACATCGTGAGCGATCTGGCCACGGTGCCGCTCGAGGTCATTCAGCCGTACCTCGACGAATTCGGCGCGAACGGCATGAACCTCAAACAGACGCTGCGCGCCATTTTGCTCAGCGACGACTTCGTCAAGTTCTAG